From a region of the Dehalobacter sp. genome:
- a CDS encoding ribonuclease J — MPKEHKLQIIPLGGLGEIGKNMTLVKYDNQMIMIDAGMAFPEDDMPGIDLVIPDYSYVIENKDMLLGIMVTHGHEDHIGTFPYLLKDIDAPVFAPKLTLGLIQAKLKECNVNRFKSTVVNPGESIKLGVFKIDFIRVNHSIPDSVSLAIHTPLGVIVHTGDFKLDHTPVTSEILDIYKFSELGEKGVLCLMSDSTNVERPGFTMSERVVGQMFDDVFRTAKERIILASFASNIHRVQQVITAAFKTNRKVAIVGRSMQNYASIAAEYGYLIIPEGTLVDVEEVLQLPPNQVCIITTGSQGEPMSALSRMASSDHKQVEILPGDTVIISASPIPGNEKSVARTIDQLFKLGANVIHEQASGVHVSGHGSQEELKMMLNMVRPQYFVPVHGEYRMLIKHGQIAEQLGIPHKNIFIAENGSVIEFTRNGAGIAGKVPSGRILVDGLGVGDVGNIVLRDRKQLSQDGILIVVIALSRSTNEIVAGPDIVTRGFVYVRESETMLDEAKEKIKQTTERCLENGIIEWVTLKNQIKDVLGKHLYEKTKRKPVILPIIQEVK, encoded by the coding sequence TTGCCAAAAGAACACAAACTGCAAATTATCCCTTTAGGCGGGTTGGGTGAGATCGGGAAAAACATGACGCTGGTAAAGTATGACAACCAGATGATCATGATTGATGCCGGTATGGCTTTTCCTGAAGATGACATGCCTGGAATTGATCTGGTCATCCCTGACTATTCCTATGTCATCGAAAACAAGGACATGCTGCTCGGGATTATGGTGACCCATGGTCATGAAGATCATATCGGCACATTCCCGTATCTTCTGAAGGACATAGACGCGCCTGTATTTGCGCCAAAACTTACCTTGGGACTGATCCAGGCCAAATTAAAGGAGTGCAATGTCAACCGGTTTAAATCGACTGTCGTCAATCCTGGAGAGAGTATCAAGCTTGGCGTTTTTAAAATTGATTTTATCCGGGTCAACCACAGCATACCTGATTCTGTGAGTCTGGCTATCCATACACCCCTCGGTGTGATTGTCCATACCGGAGATTTTAAACTGGATCATACCCCCGTTACCTCGGAGATCCTGGATATTTATAAATTCTCCGAATTGGGTGAAAAAGGTGTACTCTGCTTAATGTCCGACAGCACAAATGTAGAAAGGCCTGGTTTTACGATGTCGGAGAGAGTGGTCGGGCAGATGTTTGACGATGTATTCCGTACCGCCAAGGAAAGGATCATTTTAGCCAGCTTTGCTTCGAATATCCATCGCGTGCAGCAGGTCATCACCGCTGCTTTCAAAACGAACAGGAAGGTTGCAATTGTTGGCAGGAGCATGCAGAATTACGCCTCAATCGCTGCTGAATACGGCTATCTGATCATTCCAGAAGGAACACTGGTCGATGTAGAAGAGGTTCTGCAGCTGCCGCCGAATCAGGTCTGTATTATTACAACAGGGAGCCAGGGAGAACCGATGTCGGCACTTTCTCGTATGGCTTCCAGCGATCATAAACAGGTCGAAATCCTGCCCGGTGATACGGTGATTATTTCGGCGAGTCCGATTCCGGGAAATGAGAAATCGGTTGCCCGGACCATCGATCAGTTGTTTAAACTCGGCGCCAATGTGATCCACGAACAAGCATCGGGCGTCCATGTTTCCGGCCATGGCAGTCAGGAAGAATTAAAGATGATGCTGAATATGGTAAGACCGCAGTATTTTGTGCCTGTGCACGGTGAGTACCGCATGCTGATCAAGCATGGTCAGATTGCCGAACAGCTTGGCATTCCGCACAAAAATATTTTTATTGCCGAAAATGGAAGTGTCATTGAGTTCACCAGAAATGGAGCAGGTATCGCTGGAAAAGTGCCATCCGGCAGAATTTTAGTGGATGGACTTGGCGTAGGGGACGTCGGCAATATTGTGCTGCGCGACCGCAAACAGCTGTCTCAGGACGGTATTTTAATCGTAGTCATTGCGCTGAGCCGTTCCACCAATGAAATCGTTGCCGGGCCTGATATTGTGACCAGGGGATTCGTCTATGTCAGAGAATCCGAGACGATGCTGGATGAGGCCAAAGAGAAAATCAAACAGACAACCGAACGCTGCCTTGAAAACGGCATTATTGAATGGGTTACTCTCAAAAATCAGATTAAAGACGTTCTAGGCAAGCATCTGTACGAAAAAACGAAAAGGAAACCGGTCATCCTGCCAATCATTCAAGAAGTGAAATAA
- a CDS encoding type II secretion system F family protein — translation MPLYSYVAKDFSGQRSTGVLEADSIQNFYRQLKERQLFCIEVSEKKQSAQKAISKDKPIKLKVKDLVVFCNQFHALLTAGVTVIKALDVIYQQTESKKLKAVVLRVYEAVQKGDMLSEAMRKQGQAFPEILINMIESGEASGKLDLVLAKMTDHFEKERKLRTKMISSMTYPAILTGVMIIVVIILMTFVLPTFTAMFESTGTTLPLTTRILMGISNFMRSYWYILIIVIAAIVFATRQYIKTDSGRLKWDGMKLKIPVVKSTSIKIMSARMARTLSTLLSSGIPLLNCIEITAKVLGNKVVSDGLLAAKEDMSKGATISQSIRKIGVFPPMIYSMISIGEESGSLESILERTSAYYDEEADVAIQRMLALFEPALIVVMAVVIGFIVLSIVSAMYGAYQNI, via the coding sequence ATGCCTCTATATTCGTATGTTGCCAAAGACTTTTCCGGCCAGAGATCGACAGGCGTTCTGGAAGCCGATAGTATTCAGAACTTTTACCGCCAGCTCAAAGAGCGACAGCTTTTTTGCATCGAAGTCAGCGAAAAGAAACAAAGCGCGCAAAAAGCGATTAGTAAGGATAAGCCGATCAAGCTAAAAGTCAAAGACCTTGTCGTGTTTTGCAATCAGTTTCATGCACTATTAACAGCCGGGGTAACAGTCATCAAAGCACTCGATGTAATCTATCAGCAAACGGAAAGCAAGAAGCTCAAAGCAGTTGTTCTCAGAGTTTATGAAGCAGTCCAAAAAGGTGATATGCTTTCCGAAGCTATGCGCAAGCAGGGGCAGGCATTCCCGGAAATTCTCATTAATATGATTGAGTCGGGAGAAGCCAGCGGCAAACTTGATCTCGTACTGGCTAAAATGACGGATCATTTTGAAAAGGAACGAAAGCTTCGGACAAAAATGATTTCTTCCATGACATACCCGGCCATCTTAACCGGCGTAATGATCATTGTGGTTATTATATTGATGACTTTTGTGCTGCCGACGTTTACCGCCATGTTTGAATCGACCGGCACAACCCTGCCGCTGACAACCAGAATCCTTATGGGAATCAGTAATTTTATGAGGTCTTATTGGTACATTTTAATCATTGTGATTGCAGCGATCGTTTTTGCAACAAGACAATACATTAAGACGGATTCAGGAAGACTGAAATGGGATGGAATGAAACTGAAGATCCCTGTTGTAAAGTCGACTTCCATCAAGATCATGTCCGCCAGGATGGCCCGCACCCTTTCCACCTTGTTAAGCAGTGGGATTCCTTTACTGAACTGTATAGAAATCACCGCGAAAGTGCTTGGGAATAAAGTAGTCAGTGACGGTTTGTTAGCTGCCAAAGAGGATATGAGCAAAGGAGCGACGATCTCGCAGTCCATCCGCAAGATCGGGGTGTTTCCGCCGATGATTTATTCCATGATCAGCATCGGCGAGGAATCCGGCTCACTTGAGAGTATTTTGGAAAGAACGTCTGCCTATTATGACGAGGAAGCCGATGTGGCAATTCAGCGTATGCTGGCGCTGTTTGAACCGGCCTTGATCGTTGTGATGGCGGTCGTGATCGGCTTTATTGTTCTGTCGATTGTTTCGGCGATGTATGGCGCCTATCAGAATATTTAA
- the pilM gene encoding pilus assembly protein PilM has product MTAAYLSFDLGTRNIHAVVGQAEGNTVRILRSASIGLPKGVLSDGLITNKEVLISAMQEVLASLNTSTKDALITFNSNSVIIREFEVPSGNEQELEAMIKNEIIQFFGMTDTDLVEYRKIGETETGGMKKVKVRAAVMNKEIAHAYYDLLDSLKLKPVALDIHTNVISKIFNEQTAINNNLSKNYIILDIGYSGTMIYLISQGSLNFFRSISFGGRAVDRLLAGLFALSEEKAEEKKLEFLSDKQERIASEAGATERTENRSLDVKKKGHTFVIKKKGLTENVEEPVSDSVENTVEEFRPIEQGKVFTKEEALAAVKPLYGELLEEIRKVMQFFANRSGSKDLSQIYLIGGGASLTGIPEYLSHGLGLKVDRLKTISNIQYIDHEQAPGDYVNASAALIRL; this is encoded by the coding sequence TTGACTGCTGCATATCTGTCCTTTGATCTTGGAACAAGAAATATTCACGCTGTTGTCGGCCAGGCGGAAGGAAATACTGTCAGAATACTGCGAAGTGCCAGCATCGGGCTTCCGAAAGGCGTGCTCTCTGACGGTTTGATTACGAATAAAGAAGTACTGATCTCAGCCATGCAGGAAGTGCTTGCTTCTCTGAATACTTCCACCAAAGATGCCCTGATCACGTTTAACTCCAACAGCGTGATTATTCGTGAATTTGAGGTTCCTTCAGGAAATGAGCAAGAACTCGAAGCAATGATTAAGAATGAAATTATTCAATTTTTCGGTATGACGGATACCGATCTGGTCGAGTACCGCAAGATCGGTGAGACAGAGACCGGCGGAATGAAAAAAGTCAAGGTACGGGCAGCGGTCATGAATAAGGAAATAGCGCATGCGTATTACGACCTTCTTGATAGCCTTAAGCTGAAACCAGTCGCGCTAGATATTCACACGAATGTTATTTCTAAAATTTTCAACGAACAGACTGCGATTAACAACAATTTGTCGAAAAACTATATCATTTTGGATATTGGATATTCCGGGACGATGATCTATCTGATCTCTCAGGGCAGCCTGAATTTCTTCCGCTCTATCAGCTTCGGCGGAAGAGCAGTGGATCGCCTGCTTGCAGGCCTATTTGCCTTATCCGAAGAGAAGGCTGAAGAAAAGAAACTGGAGTTTCTTTCCGATAAACAAGAGCGCATTGCTTCGGAAGCAGGCGCAACGGAAAGAACGGAGAATAGATCCCTTGACGTGAAAAAGAAAGGCCATACGTTTGTGATTAAAAAGAAGGGTCTAACTGAAAATGTGGAAGAACCTGTTTCCGATTCAGTTGAGAACACGGTTGAAGAGTTTCGGCCCATTGAACAAGGAAAAGTTTTTACCAAAGAGGAAGCACTAGCCGCTGTGAAACCGCTTTACGGAGAACTGCTCGAAGAAATCCGAAAGGTCATGCAGTTTTTTGCGAACAGGAGCGGCTCCAAGGATTTGAGCCAAATCTACCTGATCGGTGGAGGCGCCAGTCTTACAGGAATACCTGAGTACCTGTCCCACGGGCTCGGTTTGAAAGTTGACCGGCTTAAGACGATCAGTAACATTCAGTATATAGACCATGAGCAGGCACCCGGAGACTATGTCAATGCCTCCGCTGCCCTGATCAGGCTTTGA
- a CDS encoding PilN domain-containing protein produces MNDFNFFSTFEKQKLAQKRKIRRSYGVILGVILVVVLFYGIMGARMLYCSYAIDKGEAFLNAPENKAKLTDIQAKKAATENLITYTAQVSQAKNKIALATKVSSEFLNTIQKTIPAAVSLKSLEIKDYQVILQGTVPASATVAELAHNLEATELFSRVQVQFIQSGRETAAYEFSILCELKEVAE; encoded by the coding sequence ATGAATGATTTTAACTTTTTTTCAACATTTGAAAAACAGAAACTGGCCCAGAAGAGAAAAATCAGAAGATCCTATGGGGTGATACTTGGTGTGATTCTTGTTGTTGTACTATTTTACGGCATTATGGGGGCAAGGATGCTCTATTGTTCTTACGCGATTGATAAAGGCGAGGCCTTTCTGAATGCTCCGGAAAACAAAGCGAAGCTGACAGACATTCAGGCCAAGAAAGCAGCTACCGAGAATTTAATCACCTATACGGCGCAAGTAAGTCAGGCTAAGAACAAAATAGCGCTGGCCACTAAAGTCAGCAGTGAATTCCTGAATACCATACAAAAGACGATTCCGGCAGCAGTCAGCCTGAAGTCTCTGGAAATCAAAGACTATCAAGTGATTCTGCAGGGCACTGTACCGGCATCGGCGACAGTGGCCGAGTTGGCCCATAACCTGGAGGCAACAGAGCTTTTTTCCAGGGTGCAGGTACAGTTTATTCAAAGTGGTAGAGAAACAGCTGCCTATGAATTTTCCATTCTGTGCGAATTGAAGGAGGTGGCTGAATAA
- a CDS encoding type II secretion system protein M gives MKLQKPNLQGKKIGKLSLDTKITERDKKMLMVLGVVIIIALSYYVLYLPMSASLESLTADKAIMDQKVAAAKSDLENEQSIVKAYETQLAKGMKASEAFFPGVYPYKEQYVLLVEKIVKGSGATLTNLEFSDPEVSGVVMPADNRYLLPAYSLQQEANTINQAYSDQPAKEIPSAAGTSQSTATTGEEKTLPADAVLRLPATIEFTGSYAQYRTVITSLEKLNRAIALEAFEAKEEETGLKFTLTVSFYAVEKVDNGEDPFNAWTIKGSYGKSDPFN, from the coding sequence ATGAAGCTGCAGAAACCAAACTTGCAGGGGAAAAAGATTGGGAAATTATCACTCGATACCAAAATCACCGAGCGGGATAAAAAAATGCTGATGGTTCTTGGGGTTGTGATTATCATTGCGCTCAGCTACTATGTCCTTTACCTTCCGATGAGTGCCAGCCTTGAAAGTTTAACAGCCGATAAAGCAATCATGGATCAAAAAGTGGCTGCAGCCAAAAGCGACCTGGAAAATGAACAAAGCATTGTCAAGGCCTATGAAACGCAATTAGCGAAGGGAATGAAGGCTTCTGAAGCCTTCTTCCCCGGAGTCTATCCGTATAAGGAGCAGTATGTGCTGCTCGTGGAAAAGATCGTGAAGGGAAGCGGCGCGACGTTGACGAATCTTGAGTTTTCCGATCCCGAAGTTAGTGGGGTCGTGATGCCGGCGGACAACCGCTATCTGCTTCCGGCTTATTCCTTGCAGCAAGAAGCGAATACCATTAACCAAGCTTATAGTGACCAGCCGGCAAAAGAGATACCTTCTGCTGCAGGTACTTCCCAGAGTACCGCCACCACCGGTGAAGAGAAGACTTTACCTGCCGATGCGGTGCTCCGGCTGCCGGCAACAATTGAGTTTACCGGGAGCTACGCCCAGTACCGGACAGTTATCACCAGCCTGGAAAAACTAAACCGGGCGATTGCGTTGGAAGCCTTCGAGGCCAAGGAAGAGGAAACAGGACTGAAATTCACACTGACCGTATCTTTCTATGCGGTGGAAAAAGTTGATAACGGCGAGGATCCATTCAACGCCTGGACGATTAAAGGCAGTTACGGAAAGTCGGATCCTTTCAATTAA
- a CDS encoding PilX N-terminal domain-containing pilus assembly protein, with protein sequence MKKKSDGYALVLTMVLLVVLSVLGTAILSIAFGETKMVANQVENKRAYYAARSGADAMASYIIDNSSNSNIATIVSNLITKTLYNPGTGTVGSNNFAVKVSSINSGPYSGDLLIESEGTADTGNLPVTVYLTLKQAVKIALDMTVFADDGMCFGKNITVTGDVGTNSDSITFGKNPINGDVILGPDTSDAEMTIADAMSGNPQKLTSKIIFPDTKATLFPTENNEVFLGTEKKVKGKTVITPYVVTSNPSDQSNKVLATAVTNLSDAMEYIEWPADGGGELQLLITSSDFTLGKTVNVPYGNTLYLYYNGTSQLAESSGNFSYTHISIYAPNAEFNITGGGNGTFLGKMIIGSYDDTSNSHVTLTDDSEIDENKVVGIDTYQRDVWLK encoded by the coding sequence GTGAAAAAAAAATCGGATGGTTATGCATTAGTGCTGACAATGGTCTTATTGGTTGTGCTGTCTGTGTTGGGGACTGCGATCCTGAGTATTGCTTTCGGGGAGACCAAGATGGTCGCGAACCAAGTTGAAAACAAACGGGCCTACTATGCCGCACGTTCCGGCGCCGATGCAATGGCTTCCTATATTATTGATAACAGCAGCAATAGTAATATTGCGACAATCGTCAGTAATCTCATTACAAAGACCCTATATAATCCGGGAACAGGAACCGTTGGAAGCAATAATTTTGCTGTAAAAGTCAGCAGTATCAATAGCGGCCCATACAGCGGGGATCTGTTGATTGAATCTGAGGGGACGGCTGATACCGGTAATCTTCCGGTCACGGTCTATTTGACACTAAAACAGGCAGTTAAGATAGCTTTAGATATGACTGTATTTGCGGATGATGGTATGTGTTTTGGTAAGAATATAACAGTAACCGGTGATGTGGGGACGAATAGCGACAGTATTACTTTTGGGAAAAATCCAATAAATGGAGATGTTATTCTGGGCCCGGATACTAGTGATGCTGAAATGACGATCGCGGATGCTATGTCTGGAAATCCACAAAAACTAACTTCAAAGATAATATTTCCTGATACTAAGGCTACCTTATTTCCAACAGAAAATAATGAAGTGTTTTTAGGAACAGAAAAAAAAGTAAAGGGTAAGACTGTAATAACACCGTATGTAGTTACATCGAACCCAAGTGACCAAAGTAACAAAGTACTTGCAACGGCTGTAACAAATTTATCTGACGCCATGGAATATATCGAATGGCCTGCGGACGGGGGGGGTGAATTACAATTACTAATAACAAGCTCTGATTTTACTTTGGGAAAAACAGTTAACGTACCTTATGGTAATACTTTATATTTGTATTATAACGGCACTAGTCAATTAGCTGAGTCTAGTGGTAATTTTTCATATACGCATATTAGTATTTATGCACCAAATGCTGAATTCAATATTACTGGTGGCGGTAATGGCACTTTTTTAGGAAAAATGATAATAGGATCTTATGATGATACTTCAAACAGTCATGTAACATTAACAGATGATTCAGAGATAGACGAGAACAAGGTTGTTGGAATTGATACGTACCAACGCGATGTCTGGCTTAAATAA
- a CDS encoding type II secretion system GspH family protein, with the protein MLRKKAKGFTLIEIIVALAIIGVMGVSLLTVFTMGIRVIVQARDRNDASFTAQSKVEVKLNTINATPSTITITMPDATTILASGTVMLAESATVNGKEVSIDYFKPGK; encoded by the coding sequence ATGCTTAGAAAAAAGGCAAAAGGGTTTACGCTGATTGAGATCATTGTCGCTCTGGCGATCATCGGTGTGATGGGAGTTTCCCTTCTTACTGTTTTCACAATGGGCATACGGGTCATCGTCCAGGCCAGAGACCGCAATGATGCGTCATTCACAGCCCAGTCCAAGGTGGAGGTAAAGCTCAATACGATAAATGCGACGCCTTCCACGATTACAATCACGATGCCCGATGCGACGACGATTTTGGCTAGTGGTACAGTAATGCTTGCCGAGAGTGCTACTGTGAACGGAAAAGAAGTTTCGATTGATTACTTCAAGCCCGGGAAATAA
- a CDS encoding type II secretion system GspH family protein — protein MKFSIKTQRKSKGFTLLEVMAVTAIMALVVAIIYPMITFGTTALHKGQVNADKQYQVRMAADFISKQLRYANSFTFLTSTPTAATGRNDIYLDASGFFHYNNNGTSATVSGVDNTTKFKISFTNTGKSNSIIFTIGDKDDVNYDVTTEVILLNYHKSTFPTASGSCIGFSYTLPSSL, from the coding sequence ATGAAATTCAGCATAAAAACACAAAGGAAGAGCAAGGGCTTTACCTTGCTTGAAGTGATGGCTGTCACTGCAATCATGGCTTTGGTCGTGGCAATCATTTACCCGATGATCACATTCGGAACAACCGCTCTTCACAAGGGACAAGTAAATGCCGATAAGCAATACCAAGTGCGCATGGCTGCCGATTTTATCAGCAAGCAGCTGCGCTATGCCAATTCATTTACCTTCCTGACGAGTACGCCTACCGCTGCCACCGGCAGAAACGATATTTACCTGGATGCTTCAGGTTTCTTCCACTACAATAACAATGGAACGAGTGCCACTGTGTCAGGAGTTGACAATACCACCAAATTTAAAATCTCTTTTACCAACACCGGAAAATCAAATTCGATCATTTTTACGATTGGTGATAAAGATGATGTCAATTATGATGTCACCACCGAAGTCATTCTGCTGAATTATCATAAAAGCACGTTTCCGACCGCCTCAGGCTCCTGTATCGGTTTCTCGTATACCTTGCCGTCTTCTTTGTAG
- a CDS encoding sigma-70 family RNA polymerase sigma factor — MEETGQLNQPINEAAAYYYQHKDKESAEKVLGAGKGLIKYFARLYGGGCCEDDLFQAGSLGLLKALRNFDPDRETSFVTFASHCIMGEVCHLARKEASFYRPGCIVELQSKVDQEVMKYMKENGDVPGTEYIAKKLKIKEESVIEVMRAGFVSFDDIDASRIHSTAYETFQLPIEDKLTLYHALKKLTDIQQKVVQMLFLKDMTQQQVASQLGISQRQVSRVKERSIEVLRKNIKN, encoded by the coding sequence ATGGAAGAAACCGGGCAATTGAATCAGCCTATCAATGAAGCAGCAGCGTACTACTATCAGCATAAAGATAAAGAATCAGCAGAAAAGGTACTTGGAGCTGGCAAGGGATTGATCAAATATTTTGCAAGGCTCTACGGCGGAGGCTGCTGCGAGGACGATCTTTTTCAGGCTGGCAGTCTGGGTTTGCTAAAAGCTTTGCGGAATTTTGACCCCGATAGGGAGACTAGCTTTGTGACTTTTGCTTCTCACTGTATCATGGGGGAGGTTTGTCATCTAGCGCGCAAAGAAGCATCTTTCTACCGTCCGGGTTGCATTGTTGAGCTTCAGTCCAAGGTGGATCAGGAAGTCATGAAATATATGAAAGAAAACGGCGATGTACCTGGTACTGAATACATCGCCAAAAAGCTGAAAATTAAGGAAGAGAGCGTCATAGAAGTTATGCGGGCGGGATTTGTAAGTTTTGATGACATCGACGCTTCAAGGATTCATAGTACAGCCTACGAGACCTTTCAACTCCCAATTGAGGATAAGCTTACGCTTTACCATGCGTTAAAAAAGCTCACAGATATCCAGCAGAAAGTGGTTCAAATGCTTTTTTTAAAAGACATGACACAACAGCAGGTCGCTTCGCAGCTTGGAATATCTCAACGGCAGGTTAGCAGGGTGAAGGAACGAAGTATAGAGGTGTTAAGGAAAAATATTAAAAACTAG
- a CDS encoding prepilin-type N-terminal cleavage/methylation domain-containing protein, protein MLKKMCLQMKKKNKGFTLIELIVVIAILGILAAVLIPTFTGFQNKAKATQALVDAKQIATAIDGIKAENGTPSEAAGGNVRTLSGVTGGTLSAIDANGYFTFDKDGFRAGRSAATSGKVQAMGETP, encoded by the coding sequence ATGTTAAAGAAAATGTGTCTTCAAATGAAAAAGAAAAACAAAGGCTTTACACTGATTGAACTGATTGTGGTTATTGCGATCTTGGGTATTCTTGCGGCTGTGTTGATCCCTACTTTTACTGGGTTCCAGAACAAAGCTAAAGCAACTCAAGCATTAGTAGATGCAAAACAAATTGCTACAGCAATTGATGGTATAAAAGCTGAAAATGGTACCCCATCAGAAGCTGCTGGTGGAAATGTAAGGACCCTATCTGGCGTTACAGGTGGCACTCTAAGCGCAATTGATGCAAACGGATATTTCACATTTGATAAAGATGGTTTCCGTGCTGGAAGAAGTGCTGCTACGAGTGGTAAAGTTCAAGCGATGGGTGAAACTCCCTAA